The Kluyveromyces marxianus DMKU3-1042 DNA, complete genome, chromosome 7 DNA segment cgGTGGAAGGTTGGGCACCTGGCTCCAATGTTTCAGCCTTCTTGACATCGTGGTCTGCAGAAGGTTTTGTAGCTTCCGGTTCGACAGAAGGATGAGAACCGGAAACGCTTGATGCAGCATTTGATAGATGTGTGGTAGCTGCAGATGCGGtagctgttgctgttgctgtagctgctgctgctgctgaagcACTGCTGGTGGCAAGGGCCTCGCTTGCCAATTCGCCGATTGAAGGTTCTTTGTGGTGTTCCTTAGTGGCCTCCTTTACGTCACTAGTACTTTTCTTGCTCTCTGAGACGTCCAATTTGGCAACATTGTAAACCGGATCGGGAATGCTGCTGAGAACTTGAAGGATACCGTCGTAATAGAAGTCCAAAAGgttgttgaacttggtGTCTTCGACCTTGTTCTCAATAGACGCAGTAGAGAAAGCGTCcactttttgttctttagGAATTCCTCCAAAGGTGTAAGCACTAGACAAAATCAATAGCACACTGGGGACTTGATGTCTCAACCTTAGCTCCAACCAAACCTTTAGATTCTCTACGAGAACGTCTCTGCTGACACCGAAAGTCTTGATACCTCTGGAAACACAAGCTTGATATAGCTCTTCGTCCGATAATGAGTCCACACCTTCGTAATCGATGGTTTTGTCATCAGCCATGGtatttttcaagttcaaaCGGATCTGGTAACGAAGCAAATTGTCGTTCCCGAACGGTCTCAAAGACATGTATTTGGCCATGGCAATCAATTGAGGTCTCGACAAGTTATCTAGAACAGTGTCATTCTTGAACATCTTAGCAACGGCAAGGATCTCCTCGTGAGTAAAGACGTTCTCGCGTCCATCCTTTGGAGaattcaacttcttgaagaaattcaagaattgcttcttcttctccgTCGATTCTAGCGAGTTATAGCTGATCAAAGACGACTCCTCTAGAGTCTCTTGTATAAAGTTCGAAGTCTTGGCACGGATTTCATTTAGCTTGGTCCGTTTCAAAGACTTTTCCTTCCCGCTCTCATAAGTGGAAGGCAATAGGTTTGGGAAGATCTTCAACGCCACGGGCAACAGCAATTCCGCGAACGGAATAATCAAAAACGCACTAAACGGAACAAGACGGAACACGTCAGACATAGTCCGCTTCAATTGGTTCTTCTCACGTCTCGAAAGCTCGTAGCCTTGGATGAACTTGATTAGAAGCTTCGTCGAAACCTTAATCTCATACCCCAAAAGCTTCGTACCGTTCACATAGTGATTCAATTCATGTTTGATTCTATCCCACAACGGTGgcttcttctcctttttCCCCTTTGCTGGCGCTGGAACAGGTTTCGAAGCAGCCGGAGTCTCGACTCCGGTCTTCGATTCCGGATTgcttggagaagaagatgtagAAGCAAATTTCGCTCCGAGAACCCATGCTTGTGCTGGTAAAACCCTTCTTGAAACAGCTTTTTTTGTCACCAAACCCACAGCTCCATATCCGGGCCTCATGCAATACGCCACTCGACCTAGCATCGTGCAGTaatgatatatttattggactctttttttttttttatctttttccttttgcCTGAGGAAAAGACTAACTAACTAATATCTCGAATGCTCTTATTAAAATGAGATTCCCGGCAATCGATGACTAAAAACTGGATTCAGGTACTGTAAATTCGCCACTTTTTTCGTATCTACTTTTAACAAAAGTTCCCAAACTGACAATCACTGAAACCGGTATCCTGATTTTAATCCTGTGGCCCGGTACAACGGAATGCCCTTATTTAAGACTCATCTCTGTTCAACCGTTCTTAAATGGCAAAGTGAGAAGTAGACATCtaaactggaaaaaaagctttgaaaaagcATATAAAGCgaaaatgatatatatataaatataagCTTTGTGAATAGAAAAAAGGGTCCCGATATAAAGGGCCTGTTTGGTATATTTGGGGCGCGGTCGTGGTGTGAATGGAACGGgttttgtgtgtgtgcgtgtgcgTGTGGATACAATTTGTAGGTAAGGTAGGCTTAAGAGGTATATCGCTAGTAAAAGACGATATAGAGTTTTAAGGTTTGGTAGTGCTAAGAGATGATTGTATCGAGTCTTTGCAACAAGCTTATGCTTGTTGCGTATGTGGTTATATATTTGCGGTTCATGAAGGACCAGACGATGAGCATTGCGCTACTATCGCTTGTTCTAATGTTCTGTAGCTATGCTTCGCACTCTTTGCTGATGGTGTATCATGCTGAACTGACGGAGAACCATGAAGAAATGCGGACTATAATGATGCGGAATTTCCGAGGGTTGCAAATCCTGTTGCTTCTCGAGACGGTGGGGTCGCTGGCGTACCACTCTGTGATAGATCTAGAGAAGGATGTGTGTCGGTGGAAGTTTGGGTACTGGTTTACGCAGTTTATTGGGGACGCACAGTGCGGTAAGGGTGGCCGCACGATGTTGATTATTTTGGATATTATATTTGTGTATATTGTGCTACTTTCGACAAGCTACATGAGTACTAATGTGGAGATCAACACTGTTGATTTCAAGGTGAATCTTTCTGCGTTGGACGTGGAAAGATACGGGATTCTCAGTCTTTTGCGGATGAAGTCGTTGGACATCGATGCTAACTCGCTAAAGGTGACGCTTGACGAGTTCAACGTGGATTTGGGGGATTCGTATACGAACTACAACACCATGGATGTCTTGGACTCTGACTAGGCAAGGTAGTGAGTGTTACgtctctctctctccctGTCTCTtcgctttttcttttgtccctctctctctctatatatatatgtgatTCACGGTATATCAGCCAAactcttttcattttttcagGTAGTAAGTAATACTACACAAGACAagagaagttgaaagaagagcTGAAAGAGATGGATTGAGAGAAAGGTTAGAGAAGCTGCTCGAAGGGTTCGGCCACAGTAAGCCTGCATTGGATCATTTCGTAATGGGGAAACAGGAGGTTAAAGAATCTCCAGATGTCATACAAGTTCGTCCTCCGAAAAACGTGGGGAACAAAGACCATTTCCAAAGACTCAGCTACCTGTTGCAGGTATCTGCATTTTTGGCGGAGAAGCTCAAGGATAAGGACGTGGACGAGGCGTTGAGTCGAAACTACATCAAGAACATGGACTCGATCCGCAAGAAGAACCAACTTGCTCTATCGCCGCATGTGAAGAGGCTCACGTGCAAGAAGTGCCAGCGATTGCTCATGGCAGGACGAAACATGGAGATGGAGATCACCAACACGAGCCGCAAGGGCAGGACCAAGCAGAGCAAAGCCGACGTGCTGGTGTATCGATGCAAGTGTGGCACGGTGAAACGGTTCCCCATAGGTAAGGACCCATCCTACAAGCTGCATGTCGAGGAGTCGGACAACCTCATCGACGTATAGTACAGTATAGTCCAGGACAGTACAATGGTGTATCAAAATCAGATTAAAAACTGAATAAAAGTTGTAcatatactatatataaaacCGGGTTCAATAAGTAATGGTGTCTATCCTAAAATAGTGCATAGTATAGCGAGAAAGAATGTGTGGGGGAAAggttttcatttttaaaGGAATTTATCATTAGCGTCAGCGTCGTTAGAGGAGGGGTTCTtagcagtagcagtagcagcCTGTTTCCTGTTTTCCGGGAAGATCCTGTACCCATTGTTGCTCTTGTTGAACCAGTTCCAGTTCCAGCTTATTTCGTGGGCCACAAGCTCTCCGAACCCAAGCATGAGGCCGTTGATGAAGGGCAAGACCAGGTTTATCGAACAAGATCCGGCGAACGATAAAATCTTCCCGAAAGACACTCCGTTTTCGCTGGGAAGCTGGCTCAAGCTCTTGGTTGTCGAGCTCTGGTTTCTCGACACAGAAACGCTGTTTTCTGACAGGTACTGTTTCTCTTCGTCTTTTAGCGACGTGGTATCATTTGCATCTGAACTTACCTCTCTGGGCAGTATAGTAGCGTGCAGTTCTTCTGGAATATCGTTGAAAACCTCTTCGGCCATATTCGAGGTGTGAATATCTGTACTAGGGTGTGCTAATAGATGTTACTCTAGAGGAAACGTGTACACTGTTCCACTGGTTCTACTATTCTATCCAGTGTTTGTTATATGGTGTTTTaattatgtatatatatatatatattacattaCATTGTGCAATGCTTGGCCGTGCCGTGCACAGTGCTACCGGGAAATCAGCACACACGTTATGTTCCGGCAATGCCTGTTGCCCGGGTAATGGCCCCGGGGCGACGACCACCATCCATCGTCCGCCCGGGTAACAGAGAAAGGCGAAAAAACTGCTTACCCTACATTGTGGTCATCCACGTGATACTCACGTGGATGGTCTCAACTTTCTTGTATATTTGGTTACCCGGCCCCTCTCCCTCGCTGCGGTATGCCTCTCTCTTTTACAGATTTTAAAGGTTTGCCACCTTTaacgtatatatatatataaataatatgggaagaaagaagagatgtAGATgtggtgttggtgttggtgaGCGTGATCACAAAGGGTGTAATTGCAGCAGCACAGTAGAAATTATTGGGTTTCTGGTACACATTGGTAAGATAAGCTTGACTCAAGATTCAAAATGAGTGGGTATGATAGAGCATTGTCTATTTTCTCGCCGGATGGACACATTTTCCAGGTTGAGTATGCATTAGAAGCGGTTAAAAGAGGTACGTGTGCAGTGGGGCTCAAGGGCCAGGACTGTGTGGTTCTAGGGTGCGAGAGAAGGTCTACATTGAAGCTTCAGGACCCCAGAATCACGCCGTCGAAGATCTCGAAGATCGATAACCATGTTGTTCTTTCGTTTGCAGGGCTAAATGCGGACTCTAGAATTTTGATTGAGAAGGCTCGTGTAGAGGCTCAATCGCACCGTTTGACGTTGGAGGATCCTGTGACGGTGGAATATTTGACGCGATATGTGGCTGGGGTGCAGCAGCGCTACACTCAGTCTGGTGGTGTGAGGCCCTTTGGTGTTTCTGTGTTGATAGCGGGGTTTGATCCACGGGACAACAAGCCGCGTTTATACCAGACGGAGCCCAGTGGTATCTATTCAGCATGGTGTGCGCAATCGATTGGGAGGAATTCGAAGACGGTACGCGAGTttttagagaagaattACAACAAGGATGCGCCTCCAGAAAACGAGAAGGAGTGCGTGAAGCTGACGATCAAGTCTTTGCTCGAGGTGGTGCAGACGGGAGCGCGGAACATTGAGATCACTGTGGTAAAACCCGACTCGCAGATCGTGACGCTAACCACCGAGGAAATAAGCAGCTACGTGGACGAGATCGAGGCCGAGAAGCAGCAGGACCTCgataagaagaagcagcaggAGCAGGACAAGTAGGGGGCCCCAGGCCCAGGGCCCAGGGCCCAGGCTCAGACTTATCTAGGCGTATCGTATGTATAGGTGTATATCTCCCTCCCCTCCCCCCAGTCTAATCTATTCTAATgtacaacaacaagtaGGATGAGTGTGTGTCCACGTGACTCTAGTCATGTGACCCAGATTGATCACATGACTCTAATCACGTGCACACGTTTGGATTTcctctttcctttttttttcctttttcctatctttcctttttctcCCTCGATAGCGTTTATACGTTATAACCAGGCAACCACGAATTGCAGTCGcaccaagaaaaatagtTTTGacagaattggaattggattTTGGAATGGCATAACaatagaaaataatgagatttgaatttgaatttaaatttaaattcGAAGTGGAATGCGAAAGTTTACAAGATATTAAAGATtaaagagagaaaagaaaggCATAGAAGGTGTTGATTGGAGCAGGTGTCAAGCATTTTGGAAAGGTCTGATAGTGAATTTTGGTAGAGAGGAGATTTCGAGTTTTAGAAGTGAATTTGTGGTGTGCTGTGACAGATTGTTCGCGATTAAGTGATGGCGAACCAAGGTACTGGATTACAGgatattaaagaagaagaggataaTGTGTCAGATTTCTCTGGGAATCAGGGGATTGGAGATAGGTCAGTGATAGTGAGGGAGTTAGGTGTTGATTCTGGTGGAGTAGCGGTTGAGAATGAGCCGGAAATCGAGTCTAGGCTTCTCGGATTGGGTATTCAGGATGGGCATGATGTAGTAGCGAGCGATGGGAGAGGAGGGGAAGATGGGACTCTGGGAGAGCGGGAGGAGGAGCTGTTGCTTCCTCCGTTGCCGGATGTTGAGACCAAGGCGGCGCTGCTGTACCAGGAGGAGAGTCTGGGGAATTTGAGTTCGATatcgtcgtcatcatctGAGACGCTTGATGATATTTCGCCGGTGCTGGATACGAAGATTAGCGAGCAGGATGAGACGTCGTTTGATCTTTCGCAGGCGTTGGAGATTCCTACGAATTCTACGACTGGATCTTCGCTGAATAGAAGCACGTCGACGCAGAATATAATAGTTTCGCATGGGGGGTCTGGGCAGTTGCCGAGCATATCGTCGCCCAAGTCGGCGCTGAAGCGGCGGTTTTCGAATACGTTACTGTCGCATGCGTTGAACCAGGAGGCGATGCTGTTGTCTACTGGAGCAACTACTACGACGACGTCGTCGTCGCCGCAGATTCCGCATACTGGGGAGTTTCCCTTGCACAAGACCAGCACGCGTTCCAGCGGACACACGTCGACTAGCAGCATGGGCACTGGGACGAGAAACAAGAGCAGATCGAACTCGAGCGTGGTGCCCATGCTGGCGTCGTCGTCGTACGATAACTCCAATGCTGGCAGTGCCAGCCCCGGTCCGAACAACAACCTACTGTCGAAAAAACAGAGCAATGGTAACATCAATGTCAATATctacaacaacaacatcgCGAATACCACGGAGGTATCCGATAAACGGTTTacagatttgaaaaagctAAGCATGGGCAGAATGGGGAACGACAGCTGGCCGAACTCATCGGACATTTCGTCGCCCTCTTCTAGCTCGCCTCTAGACTTGGCTAATAATAGCACACACTACGATGAACTTCTTTACAAGGCACAGACGCTACTAAGTTCCACCAATCTGAACGGCACGGGCACGGGCACGGGCACGGGTGTCAgtaccagcaccagcacgTCGAACAGCTTGCGGAACCGTAGCAGATCCAACTCCAACTTGAACGTGATTACAAACTTCTTCACAGGCGGCGGCGGCGGCGGCGGCGGtaataataccaataataGTGGCACTAGCAATAGCAGCGCTCTCAATAGCCCTGCACTGCCTCCGAACACGCTATCCTCGGAAGATGCATCGGATTCACGCTCGTTCAACTCTTCGGAAATTAATATTCCAAAGAGAGTTCCGTTGCTAAGAAGAGCGTCAAGCGCTTTGTTGCGGAAACGTTCGCTGCGCAACAACGGAACCACTGTGGCTACAAACTCGGAGTCTGGCGGCGACGGTGATGGAATACATGGATTCGCTGTGAACTCGCCTATTCTGGCAGACACCCGCGTTGCGTCTCTAGATCTGGACGCTATCGCTAGATTGGAAAGCCGGAAtaagaagaac contains these protein-coding regions:
- the MDM38 gene encoding ribosome-binding protein MDM38 — its product is MRPGYGAVGLVTKKAVSRRVLPAQAWVLGAKFASTSSSPSNPESKTGVETPAASKPVPAPAKGKKEKKPPLWDRIKHELNHYVNGTKLLGYEIKVSTKLLIKFIQGYELSRREKNQLKRTMSDVFRLVPFSAFLIIPFAELLLPVALKIFPNLLPSTYESGKEKSLKRTKLNEIRAKTSNFIQETLEESSLISYNSLESTEKKKQFLNFFKKLNSPKDGRENVFTHEEILAVAKMFKNDTVLDNLSRPQLIAMAKYMSLRPFGNDNLLRYQIRLNLKNTMADDKTIDYEGVDSLSDEELYQACVSRGIKTFGVSRDVLVENLKVWLELRLRHQVPSVLLILSSAYTFGGIPKEQKVDAFSTASIENKVEDTKFNNLLDFYYDGILQVLSSIPDPVYNVAKLDVSESKKSTSDVKEATKEHHKEPSIGELASEALATSSASAAAAATATATATASAATTHLSNAASSVSGSHPSVEPEATKPSADHDVKKAETLEPGAQPSTEEQKNIQGETEEEPEETEESTATDDNAFKLSVLKEQDELIKKEEEEARLRSQREVIKDDISLDENEDESSTPDDAKSTEAEKEKNSEQK
- the RPR2 gene encoding uncharacterized protein; this translates as MIVSSLCNKLMLVAYVVIYLRFMKDQTMSIALLSLVLMFCSYASHSLLMVYHAELTENHEEMRTIMMRNFRGLQILLLLETVGSLAYHSVIDLEKDVCRWKFGYWFTQFIGDAQCGKGGRTMLIILDIIFVYIVLLSTSYMSTNVEINTVDFKVNLSALDVERYGILSLLRMKSLDIDANSLKVTLDEFNVDLGDSYTNYNTMDVLDSD
- the RPR2 gene encoding ribonuclease P protein subunit RPR2 encodes the protein MSTNVEINTVDFKVNLSALDVERYGILSLLRMKSLDIDANSLKVTLDEFNVDLGDSEVERRAERDGLRERLEKLLEGFGHSKPALDHFVMGKQEVKESPDVIQVRPPKNVGNKDHFQRLSYLLQVSAFLAEKLKDKDVDEALSRNYIKNMDSIRKKNQLALSPHVKRLTCKKCQRLLMAGRNMEMEITNTSRKGRTKQSKADVLVYRCKCGTVKRFPIGKDPSYKLHVEESDNLIDV
- the MIM1 gene encoding Mim1p, translating into MAEEVFNDIPEELHATILPREVSSDANDTTSLKDEEKQYLSENSVSVSRNQSSTTKSLSQLPSENGVSFGKILSFAGSCSINLVLPFINGLMLGFGELVAHEISWNWNWFNKSNNGYRIFPENRKQAATATAKNPSSNDADANDKFL
- the PRE6 gene encoding proteasome core particle subunit alpha 4, which codes for MSGYDRALSIFSPDGHIFQVEYALEAVKRGTCAVGLKGQDCVVLGCERRSTLKLQDPRITPSKISKIDNHVVLSFAGLNADSRILIEKARVEAQSHRLTLEDPVTVEYLTRYVAGVQQRYTQSGGVRPFGVSVLIAGFDPRDNKPRLYQTEPSGIYSAWCAQSIGRNSKTVREFLEKNYNKDAPPENEKECVKLTIKSLLEVVQTGARNIEITVVKPDSQIVTLTTEEISSYVDEIEAEKQQDLDKKKQQEQDK